The genomic interval CACGCCCGGCGATGATGATGCGGTTGCCGTCCTGCCGGCTCTCCGGCGCGGCCAGTTCGGCACCCACGCCCAGCAGCGTGGTCAACGCCGCACCAGCCAGGACGCGGCCCCAGTGCCGGTCGATCTCATCTTCCACCCCGGCATAGCCCGCCGGGTCTGTGCCCAACAAGTTGTCCAGCGTCAGCGAGGACGTGTCCGGCAGGATGATCCGGTTCCACACCATCTGTACCCGGCTCTGGCCGTAGCTCACCTGGCTGTTATACCGGCCCAGGATGCGCGAGCCTTGGGGAATCAACAGGAACTTGCCGGTGGCCGTGTCATAGACCGGCTCCGTCACCGTGGCGATCACGTCGCCCGGCAAGTCCGACTTGATTCCCGTCACCAGCGCCGCCGCAATCACCGTCCCCGCCATGACTTGGTAAGGCGAGGCTGGAATCTGGAGATTCCCGGAATTGCGCGTTTCCGTAGAACCGGCTTTCCGGAACGCCTCCTTCTGGTCTTGCCGGTTCTGCGCGGCGGTCGGATCGGCAGGCTGGGCCACTATCGAGGCCGGGCCAGCCGCCAGCGGGTCGAAGGCCGCCAAAGCGTTCGCCATGCCGGGGGCACCGGGCGCCGTCTGCGCTGCTGTGCCAGCGGCTTGCCCCTGGTTGCCCGAGCGAAAGAACACCGACGAAGCCGCCGCGGCTTCGGCCTCCTTGCGCAGGGTATCGGCGGGGTTATGGCCGGGCGGCGCGTAGCTGGGCGTCACCGGCTGTCGCGAGGCGACGATGGCT from Acidovorax sp. FHTAMBA carries:
- a CDS encoding TrbI/VirB10 family protein — encoded protein: MSQDDTPDRAASQAGKVAPEAVALRTQPRPVTRLNRRTLAILIGGLSVAVLGATIWSLQPQRRGAGDQSELYNVDRVWKSEGLDGLPSDYSKLPAKVPELGPPLPGDLGPAIVASRQPVTPSYAPPGHNPADTLRKEAEAAAASSVFFRSGNQGQAAGTAAQTAPGAPGMANALAAFDPLAAGPASIVAQPADPTAAQNRQDQKEAFRKAGSTETRNSGNLQIPASPYQVMAGTVIAAALVTGIKSDLPGDVIATVTEPVYDTATGKFLLIPQGSRILGRYNSQVSYGQSRVQMVWNRIILPDTSSLTLDNLLGTDPAGYAGVEDEIDRHWGRVLAGAALTTLLGVGAELAAPESRQDGNRIIIAGRDGLQDSVNQVGQEMTRRNMNIQPTLTARPGLPVRIIVNRDLMLRPYQPLFFNRGASR